From the Penicillium oxalicum strain HP7-1 chromosome V, whole genome shotgun sequence genome, one window contains:
- a CDS encoding LisH domain-containing protein, producing MAAQKKASTKKVEKNTTLSPQLLGAIASFLAQNGFSSTSATFTEELKKNGCSNVEKKAAPSLIEVFQAWGKTSSGSDSSSESDSSDSESDSDASTSSSSSSSSSSSASSSSSSSSSSSDSDADDESDNQTKAVSASPAPAAKASKGLKRKAESSSSSSDSSSDSESDNEPPKTKKVKVSKAESSSSSSSESSSDSESSDSSSSSESSDSSDSEEEKVTQKSGAKDEKKSATTSSSEASSSSSSDSDSDSSSESSDEEKTGGVAVSNDSSDTSATMSASPAAESNSANKATKKKHEGARPTPLAALSQQPYEAISNEYVPYAYAERAYADLSVTRGKGFTKEKNKKKRGSYRGGPIDISGGKSFKFDD from the exons ATGGCTGCTCAAAAGAAAGCCTCGACTAAGAAG GTCGAGAAGAACACAACCCTCTCCCCTCAGTTGCTCGGTGCGATCGCATCATTCCTTGCTCAAAATGGATTCTCATCTACAAGCGCCACCTTCACCGAGgaattgaagaagaacgGATGTTCAAATgtggaaaaaaaggcagCGCCGTCTTTGATTGAAGTCTTCCAGGCTTGGGGGAAGACTTCCAGTGGCTCGGACAGCAGCTCTGAGAGTGACAGCAGCGACAGTGAGAGTGACAGCGACGCTAGcacatcgtcatcttcctcctcgtcctcttcctcctccgcttcttcttcttcctcgtcctcgtcctcgagcTCCGACAGTGACGCTGACGATGAGAGCGACAACCAGACGAAGGCCGTTTCAGCGTCTCCTGCCCCAGCGGCCAAGGCGTCGAAGGGACTGAAACGCAAGGCAGAGTCTAGCAGCTCCTCTTCCGACTCGAGCTCCGATTCCGAGTCTGACAACGAGCCCCCAAAGACGAAGAAAGTCAAGGTCTCGAAGGCAGAATCGTCTTCCAGCAGCAGCTCCGAGTCGTCATCCGATTCCGAATCCAGTGACTCAAGCTCGAGCTCTGAGTCCTCGGATTCGTCTGAttccgaggaggagaaggtgacCCAGAAGTCTGGCgcaaaggatgagaagaagtcTGCAACCACTTCTTCATCTGAagcctcaagctcaagcagcTCAGACTCCGACTCCGACAGCAGTTCAGAGAGCTCTGATGAGGAAAAGACCGGTGGTGTCGCTGTTTCGAACGACTCCTCCGATACTAGCGCGACCATGTCTGCGTCTCCTGCCGCTGAGAGCAACTCTGCGAACAaggcgaccaagaagaagcacgAAGGAGCCCGTCCTACCCCTCTTGCCGCCCTGAGTCAACAACCCTACGAGGCCATCTCCAACGAATATGTGCCCTACGCATACGCCGAACGGGCCTATGCCGATCTTTCCGTCACCCGTGGCAAAGGATTCaccaaggaaaagaacaagaagaagcgcgGATCCTACCGAGGCGGTCCTATCGATATCTCAGGGGGCAAGTCTTTCAAGTTTGATGATTAA